From the Candidatus Auribacterota bacterium genome, the window CACCCGCGTGCAGTTCGGCGTCGTTCACCATCCGCTTGATTTCCGACTCATTCAAGCCGCTCGAAGCGGTGATCTTGATTGACTGCTCCTTGCCCGTTCCGAGATCTTTCGCGGAGACGTGCAGGATGCCATTCGCGTCGATATCGAAGGTAACCTCGATCTGGGGGATGCCGCGCGGCGCCGGGGGGATGCCCACGAGCTGGAAATTGCCTATGAGTTTGTTATCCGCTGCCATCTCACGCTCCCCCTGGAGGACGCGGATATCCACGCTCGTCTGGCTATCGGCAGCCGTACTGAAGATCTCGCTCTTCTTTGTGGGTATGGTGGTATTCCTCTCGATCAATTTTGTCGTCACCCCGCCGAGCGTTTCGATCCCGAGCGAGAGCGGCGTAACATCGAGCAACAGCACGTCCTTCACCTCTCCCTTGAGCACGCCCGCCTGTATCGCCGCCCCGACGGCGACCACCTCGTCAGGATTGACCCCTTTATGCGGCTCCTTCCCGAAGAGCTTCTTCACGGTTTCCTGCACCTTCGGCATGCGGGTTTGCCCGCCGACCAGGATCACTTCGTCAAGTTTTTCGACGGGGATGCCCGAGTCTTCGATCGCCCTCTTGCAGGGACCTATGGTCCGCTCGATCAGGTCAGCCACGAGCTGCTCGAGCTTTGATCGGGTGAGCTTGAGCACGAGATGCTTCGGGCCTGAGGCGTCAGCGGTGATGAAGGGAAGGTTAATTTCGGTTTCAGTGACGGACGAGAGCTCGCACTTTGCCTTTTCGGCTGCTTCCTTCAGGCGCTGGAGGGCCATCTTGTCCTTGCGGAGATCGATCCCCTGCTCACGTTTGAATTCCTCGGCAATCCAGTCCACAATCCGCTGATCAAAATCATCACCGCCGAGGTGCGTATCGCCATTGGTCGCTTTCACCTCAAAGACGCCATCGCCGATTTCCAGTATGGAGATGTCGAAGGTTCCGCCGCCGAGATCGTACACGGCGATGCGTTCATCCTTTTTCCTGTCCAGGCCGTATGCGAGCGAGGCCGCGGTCGGTTCATTAATAATTCTCAATACGTCGAGGCCGGCGATCCGTCCCGCATCTTTCGTGGCCTGGCGCTGACTGTCGTTGAAGTACGCGGGGACGGTGATGACCGCCTGCGTGACCTTTTCCCCGAGGTATGATTCTGCATCGTTTCTCATCTTCTGGAGGATCATGGAAGAAATCTCAGGGGGAGAGAGGACCTTGTCTCCCGCCTTCACATTGGCGTCTCCATTGCTCGCCTTTACCACCTTGAAGGGCACAAGTTTAATTTCGGAGCTCACCTCGTCGTACTTCCTGCCCATGAACCGTTTGATCGAATAAATGGTATTATCGTAGTTCGTTATTGCCTGGCG encodes:
- the dnaK gene encoding molecular chaperone DnaK yields the protein MGKVIGIDLGTTNSCVAVMQGGEPVVIPNAEGNRVTPSVVAMTKTGERLVGQTAKRQAITNYDNTIYSIKRFMGRKYDEVSSEIKLVPFKVVKASNGDANVKAGDKVLSPPEISSMILQKMRNDAESYLGEKVTQAVITVPAYFNDSQRQATKDAGRIAGLDVLRIINEPTAASLAYGLDRKKDERIAVYDLGGGTFDISILEIGDGVFEVKATNGDTHLGGDDFDQRIVDWIAEEFKREQGIDLRKDKMALQRLKEAAEKAKCELSSVTETEINLPFITADASGPKHLVLKLTRSKLEQLVADLIERTIGPCKRAIEDSGIPVEKLDEVILVGGQTRMPKVQETVKKLFGKEPHKGVNPDEVVAVGAAIQAGVLKGEVKDVLLLDVTPLSLGIETLGGVTTKLIERNTTIPTKKSEIFSTAADSQTSVDIRVLQGEREMAADNKLIGNFQLVGIPPAPRGIPQIEVTFDIDANGILHVSAKDLGTGKEQSIKITASSGLNESEIKRMVNDAELHAGEDKQRREKIETKNRAEAAVYEAEKLLKEHAAKISPDQQQKLRAATERVKDAVKRDNVEEMKAASEDLTQSWHAVSAEMYAQARDKTQAGPHAGPQGGGQEEPPRGKPEDVIDADYEVVDDDKKGK